In Strongyloides ratti genome assembly S_ratti_ED321, scaffold srae_chrx_scaffold0000002, a single window of DNA contains:
- a CDS encoding FMRFamide-related peptide-like family-containing protein — protein MASSHVGWFRYTFLIVYLITLLQVNFSKNTDDLRQIKYMTKNFPLDNEINSENLINLPDQNDIYKIFDIASLQKRKNEFIRFGKRKNEFIRFKKKNINNFNNELNNKMLPIYSIFDINDNDDIHTANKRKNEFIRFG, from the exons ATGGCATCTTCTCACGTTGGATGGTTTagatatacatttttaattgtatatcTTATAACACTTCTTCaagtaaatttttctaaGAATACAGATGATCTTCgtcaaattaaatatatgacaaaaaattttccatTAGACAATGAAATTAATAGTGAAAATCTTATTAATTTACCTGATCAAAACG atatttacaaaatatttgatatagCTTCACTTCAAAAGCGcaaaaatgaatttattcGTTTTGGAAAAAGgaaaaatgaatttattagatttaaaaaaaaaaatataaacaactttaataatgaattaaataacaaaatgttaccaatttattcaatttttgatataaatgataatgatgATATACATACTgcaaataaaagaaaaaatgaatttattagatttggttaa